GTCAAACTTCAAGCCAATCCCGCCGGATGGCTTCGTCCGCCAGAAGCTCCGCGGGTGTTCCCTCGAAGACGATCCTGCCGTGACCCATCACGTAAACGCGGTGCGAGATGCGCATTGCGATAACCAACCTCTGCTCCACAAGAAGGATCGAGATGCCACGCCGGGCAATCTCCTGAAGGAGTTCGCCGATGCGTTCGACCATTTGCGGCGCCAATCCTTCGGTCGGCTCGTCGACCATGATCAGGTCCGGGTCACCCATCAGCGTGCGGCAGATCGTCAGCATCTGCTGCTCGCCGCCCGAAAGGGCACCGCCGGGCGCATCCGCGCGGTCCTTGAGCTGGGGAAACAGCCGCCATGTCTCGTCGACGCTCCAGCGCCCACCCCTCTGTCCAGACTTGATGCCAAGGAGCAGGTTCTGCTCGACTGTCAGCGTCGGAAAAATCGCACGCTCCTCGGGCACGAAGCCGATGCCCAGATGCGCAATTTCATGCGGCTTGCGGCCGGCGATCGACTTGCCTCCGAAGATGATCTCGCCCCGCGGCTCCGGGTCGCCCATGATCGCCTTGAGCGTCGTGGAGCGACCGACACCGTTGCGACCGAGGATGCTGACGATCTCGTTCTCGCCGACGTCGAGGTCGACGCCCTGCAGGATATGGCTCTTGCCGTAGTAGGCATGGAGG
The Mesorhizobium australicum genome window above contains:
- a CDS encoding ABC transporter ATP-binding protein gives rise to the protein MLKVRDLHAYYGKSHILQGVDLDVGENEIVSILGRNGVGRSTTLKAIMGDPEPRGEIIFGGKSIAGRKPHEIAHLGIGFVPEERAIFPTLTVEQNLLLGIKSGQRGGRWSVDETWRLFPQLKDRADAPGGALSGGEQQMLTICRTLMGDPDLIMVDEPTEGLAPQMVERIGELLQEIARRGISILLVEQRLVIAMRISHRVYVMGHGRIVFEGTPAELLADEAIRRDWLEV